The genomic interval CTGGCAAGCCTTCGATCCCGACCGCCAAGCCTTCGCTGCCGAGCAAGCCGGTCCCGACTGTGCCGGACTGCGTGCACGGCGTGCCGACCGGGAAGCCGACCGTCGCGAAGCCGACGCTGCCGAACGTCCCGGGCAAGCCGACCCTGCCGACCGCGAAGCCGACCGCTCCGAAGCCGGCTCTGCCGACGGTGACTGTTTCCGGCGGCGTGACGGTGACGATCGACCCGGGCAAGCCGCAGAGCAAGCCGACGCTGCCGGCCAAGCCGTCGATCCCGACGACGAAGCCGACGTTCCCGACCTCGAAGCCCAGCGTCCCGACGCCGAGCCTCCCGACCGCGTTCCCCACCGGCCAACCCTCCTCCGGCCGGTAGGGCTCCCCGCCACCGGCGAGTAGGTCCACCCTGCAGACCTACTCGCCGGTGGCACCATCCACGAGCTCGCGGGCCACGTCCAGGTGGCCCGCGTGCCGTGCGTACTCCTGCAGGACGTGGAACAAGATCCAGTTCAGCGTCGGCCGGTCGTCGGTCCCGAACCGTCCACCGGCCGCCGCGATCGTCGCCGGGTCCACTCCGCCGGCGATCTGCCGGGTGGACTCACCACCTGCGTGCATTTGAGCCAGCAGGCTCTCCAGCGAGTCGTCTGCCGCCAACGCCCAGGGACCGTCGGGATTGTCGTTCGAGTCGCCCCACGGATGCTCGACCTGCTCGCCGGTGAAACCCCAGCGCAGCCACCGTCGCTCCATGAAGACCAGGTGCTTCAGCAGCTCCAGCGGAGACCACCCGGACGGTAGCCGACTACCGCGCAGTTCGGCGTCACTCAAGCCGGTCAGCTTCGTCTCGACGATCTCGCGGTATCGATCGAGGTACTGCAGATGCAGCTCGATCGTGTCGGCCAGAGCTCTGGCCGGCTTCATGACAGGCCCCGCAAGTACTCGGCGGTCGCGTCGTCGGCGGGGTAGAACGACTCGATCATCAACTCCGACACCGTCACGTCGAGTGGCGTGCCGAACGTCGCGATCATCGTGAGCAGCGACAGCTCCCGCCCGTCGTGCGCGAGCTTGAACGGTACGACGACCTCGGCCGGACCGGGTGGGGACGGCTTGTCGTCGGCGGCGTACTCGCGGAGTTCGTCGTACAGGTCCTGGAGCTCGGGGTCGGCGGTGCTCGCGGCCTGGCGTTGCAGGCCGGCGAGCGCACTGGCGCGGACCTCGGCGATGTTGCCGATCCGCCGGGCCAGGCCGTCCGGGTGCAGAGTCAGCCGGAGCGCGTTGATCGGTGCCTGTAGCAACTTCTCGTCGACGCCGGCGGTGAAGAGCTGGATCCCGGCGTTCGCCTCGACGATGTTCCACCAACGGTCGACGACCAGCGCCGGGTACGGCTCGTGGGCCTTGAGCAGGCGGCGCAGCGTCGTCCGGACCGCGAGCATCGCCGGCGAGTGCAGCGACGCCTCGCTGTAGATCGGCGCGAACCCACCCGCCAGCAGCAGCTGGTTGCGGTCCCGCAGCGGTACGTCGAGATGCTCGGCCAGCCGCAGCACCATCTCCCGGCTGGGCCTGGACCGCCCGGTCTCCACGAAACTCACGTGTCGGGTGGACACCTCGACGCGGTTCGCGAGCTCGAGCTGACTCAGCCGGCGCCGCTCGCGCCAGCCGCGCAGAAGCTCGCCCACCGGGCGCTGGAACGTCTCCTCGATCGTCGCTGCCATACCCCGACCGTAGCGGTCCGCGTAGACATCTCCATTACCTCTGACGTCATCGACCGGGGGCCGGGTCTGGCGGCAAGGTTCTGGTCATCGAAACCTTCCGAGGAGGAAACACCATGAACGCAACCGCTCTCGCCGACCAGTACTTCGCGATGTGGAACGCCGCCGACGCCGACCGCCGGGCCGAAATCATCGCCGGGACCTGGACCGCCGACGCGACCTTCCAGGACCCGAGCTTCGAGACCACCGGCCACGACGAGCTGAACAAGCTGGTCGGTGCGGCGCAGCAGATGTTCCCGGGCCTGTCGTTCGTCCGGACCGGCGACATCGACGAGCACCACTCGTACCTGCGCTGGACCTGGCACCTGAAGGCCGAGGGACAGGAACCCGTCGCCGGCGGCACCGACATCGTCGTCCTCGACGGCGACGGGAAGATCCAGAAGCTGATCGGATTCCACGACTTCGCCCCGGCGCACTGAACTCTTAATTGGGTGGAAGGTCGGCGGCGGTCGGAGCAGCATGGACGGATGCTCACCGCCGAAGAGCTGGATGTTTTCGAGCGCGACGGGATCGTGAAGCTCCCGTCCGCGTTCTCCGCCGACGATGCCGCGCGGATGCGGGACACGTTGTGGCGCGAGCTGTCCGAGCGGCACGGGATGGATCGCGACGACCGTACGACGTGGACTCCGTTGCGGCCGACCGGGTTGAAGTCCACCAAGTCTTCTCGCGCGGCCAACGCGGTGCTGAGTCCGCGGGTGCGATCGGCGCTCGACGGGCTGCTGGGTGAGTGGCTCGAGCCGAAGCACCAGGGGCAGGTCCTCGTCACCATGCCGGAGGGTGTGCCGTGGGTGGTGCCGCATCGCCAGTGGCACACCGACGTGGGTTTCGAGGACCCGCCCGAGGCCGTGAAGATCTGGGCCTTGCTCGGCGACCTGGAGCCGGGCGGCGGCGGGACACCGCAGGTCGCGGGTTCGCACAAGGTCATCGAGCGGTTCCTGACCACGACCGAAGAGCGCGAGTTCAAGGCGGTGCGGGACGACGTACTGCGGTCAGACCCGTGGTTCCGCAACCTGACGTCGGAGGAGCGCACGGTGGACCCGATGGAGCCGGCCGAGCTCGACGGTCTGCCGGTCCGGGTCGTCGAGCTCACCGGTCAGGCCGGCGATGTGTACCTGACCCATCCGTGGATCCTGCACTCGATCGCGCCGAACGCGGCCGACGCGCCCCGGATGATGCGCAGCCGCTTCATCTACGCAGCGCGTTGACGAGTCTGGCGCAGCGGACCGGGTCCTCGGTCAGGCCCGCGCCCAGCCCGTACAGCCAGTAGTCGACCGTCCGCCAGATCACCCAGTCGCGGGCCCGGTCCCGATCGAGACCGGCTTCGCGGACCGCGAGATCGAAGTACGGGACGATGTCGGTCATCTTGTCGAGGTCCCACCACAGCACGCGACCGAGGTCGTATTCGATATCGCCACGGAACAACACCGGGTCGACGGTCAGCCACTCTTCCCGGTGTCCTGCGAGCACCTGGCCGGAGTGGAAGTCGCCGTTGACCGCTGCCGTCGATGTGGTCTCAGTCGGGGCTACGTCCAGCGCCTCGCGCAGAATGGCGACGTCGAACGGACGGCCGAGCCGCTCCCATTGCGGCTCGAGCTCGGCCGATCGCGTCGTCACGATGTCCGCGGTCGACCGCGCATCCTCCGGTCCGGGGACGGCGAGCCTGCGCATCATCTGCCCGAGTACGGCGATCGCTTCGTCGATGGGCCGCGTCGTCAACGGCGTCGAGAGCCGCTCGAGCAGCATCGCTCCGGCGTCGGCGTCGTCGTCCCACAACAGGACCATGCCGCGGCCGTCCCACC from Kribbella sp. NBC_00709 carries:
- a CDS encoding nuclear transport factor 2 family protein; this translates as MNATALADQYFAMWNAADADRRAEIIAGTWTADATFQDPSFETTGHDELNKLVGAAQQMFPGLSFVRTGDIDEHHSYLRWTWHLKAEGQEPVAGGTDIVVLDGDGKIQKLIGFHDFAPAH
- a CDS encoding helix-turn-helix domain-containing protein; translation: MAATIEETFQRPVGELLRGWRERRRLSQLELANRVEVSTRHVSFVETGRSRPSREMVLRLAEHLDVPLRDRNQLLLAGGFAPIYSEASLHSPAMLAVRTTLRRLLKAHEPYPALVVDRWWNIVEANAGIQLFTAGVDEKLLQAPINALRLTLHPDGLARRIGNIAEVRASALAGLQRQAASTADPELQDLYDELREYAADDKPSPPGPAEVVVPFKLAHDGRELSLLTMIATFGTPLDVTVSELMIESFYPADDATAEYLRGLS
- a CDS encoding DinB family protein; translated protein: MKPARALADTIELHLQYLDRYREIVETKLTGLSDAELRGSRLPSGWSPLELLKHLVFMERRWLRWGFTGEQVEHPWGDSNDNPDGPWALAADDSLESLLAQMHAGGESTRQIAGGVDPATIAAAGGRFGTDDRPTLNWILFHVLQEYARHAGHLDVARELVDGATGE
- a CDS encoding aminoglycoside phosphotransferase family protein; this translates as MIELPESFLEMPRWWSEGQAWLDSLPRAVDEQCRRWDLAVAGPIAHGSNAIVVPVVRDCVELVLRMSPPGDEITQQVRALKWWDGRGMVLLWDDDADAGAMLLERLSTPLTTRPIDEAIAVLGQMMRRLAVPGPEDARSTADIVTTRSAELEPQWERLGRPFDVAILREALDVAPTETTSTAAVNGDFHSGQVLAGHREEWLTVDPVLFRGDIEYDLGRVLWWDLDKMTDIVPYFDLAVREAGLDRDRARDWVIWRTVDYWLYGLGAGLTEDPVRCARLVNALRR
- a CDS encoding phytanoyl-CoA dioxygenase family protein, with amino-acid sequence MLTAEELDVFERDGIVKLPSAFSADDAARMRDTLWRELSERHGMDRDDRTTWTPLRPTGLKSTKSSRAANAVLSPRVRSALDGLLGEWLEPKHQGQVLVTMPEGVPWVVPHRQWHTDVGFEDPPEAVKIWALLGDLEPGGGGTPQVAGSHKVIERFLTTTEEREFKAVRDDVLRSDPWFRNLTSEERTVDPMEPAELDGLPVRVVELTGQAGDVYLTHPWILHSIAPNAADAPRMMRSRFIYAAR